The Lycium barbarum isolate Lr01 chromosome 9, ASM1917538v2, whole genome shotgun sequence genome has a segment encoding these proteins:
- the LOC132610376 gene encoding uncharacterized protein LOC132610376 produces the protein MSGDGIPTPENISSSVERTDGSTTTNVVDSSHSYYIHPSDYPGMNLVGALFAGRSYGGWRRVVIIALSAKNKLGFIDGSLIVPAVDSGLQKSWERCNNMVLSWLLNSLSKEIAESVLYSQSAKVLWSDLEDRFGQANGAKLFQLQKELNALTQRNLSISAYFTKMKSLWDELDAMNTFSACGCECTCGAKEKTVKAHQDEKLLQFLMGLNDTFIGHYRKKGYL, from the coding sequence ATGTCTGGAGATGGAATACCCACACCAGAAAATATTTCTTCTTCTGTTGAAAGGACTGATGGATCCACTACAACTAATGTTGTGGATTCATCTCATTCATACTACATTCACCCATCAGATTATCCAGGAATGAACCTGGTGGGTGCTCTCTTTGCTGGTAGAAGCTATGGAGGCTGGAGAAGGGTTGTTATCATAGCCCTTTCAGCTAAGAACAAGTTAGGATTCATTGATGGATCTCTAATTGTTCCAGCTGTTGACTCTGGACTCCAGAAATCTTGGGAAAGATGCAACAATATGGTACTCTCTTGGTTGCTCAACTCTTTATCAAAAGAAATTGCTGAAAGTGTGTTGTACTCCCAAAGTGCAAAAGTCCTCTGGTCTGACCTGGAAGATAGATTTGGTCAGGCAAATGGGGCAAAATTATTTCAACTTCAAAAGGAATTAAATGCGCTAACACAAAGGAACCTTAGCATTTCTGCTTATTTTACAAAAATGAAAAGCTTATGGGATGAACTGGATGCTATGAATACCTTTTCTGCCTGTGGATGTGAGTGTACGTGTGGTGCAAAAGAAAAGACTGTGAAGGCACATCAAGATGAAAAACTGTTACAATTTTTAATGGGTTTAAATGACACTTTCATAGGTCACTACAGGAAAAAGGGGTATCTGTGA